The sequence TGGTGGTAGATACGATGGTTTAGTAACTGAGTTGGGGGGCGCTGATACCCCTGCTATCGGTTGGGCCATGGGTATGGAGCGTTTAGTTTTATTATTACAACAGTTAAAACCTCTCACCGTTTCTTCTCCTGATGTTTATTTTGTGTCGAGGGGGGAAAAAGCAGAGGGGAGGGCGCTGGTTATTGCTCAACAGTTGAGACAACGGGGCATAACGGTGGAATTAGATTTAACGGGGAGTAATTTTGCTAAACAATTTAAACGGGCTGATCGCTCAAATGCTCTTCTGTGTTTAATTTTAGGTGATGGTGAGGTGGAAAGTAACACCATTCAAATTAAATACCTTGAAACTGGTCAACAAGAAACGGTTAATCTTGATGATATTACTCATCTTATTGAGAAAATAAATTGACTTTTAACTATTATTCAATAAAGTTTTGAGATATGGTGGGTTGAACATTGTTCAACCCCTACAATGGTTACATTGATTCACACAAATAATCAATTCATAGTTCAATTTATTGAACGAAATCACCGTTGGTTCCGTGTAATTCATTACACGGTGGGAAAGTATCGAAAGCACGTGGTGTGGCGCATATCCCCTTGTTTCCCAATTATAAGCATTATTAAAATGACAAAAACTCCTTAACTCATGCTAAATACGAACCATTCCCCAGCTAAAACATTACAAGATTGTACGGTGGGCGCTATTGATATTGGCACTAATTCCATTCACATGGTAGTAGTGAAAATTAACGCACAACTACCCACATTTACCATTATCGCCAGAGAAAAAGATACTGTCAGATTGGGCGATCGAGACTCGGAAACGGGAAATTTAACCCCCGAAGCCATGAAAAGGGCAATTTCTGCCCTCAAACGTTGTCAGGATTTAGCCCATAGTTTGAAAGTTGATCAAATTATTGCCGTAGCTACTAGCGCCACGAGGGAAGCACCCAACGGACAAGATTTTATTAACCGTGTGGAATCTGAATTGGGTATCATCATTAATTTAATTTCTGGGCAGGAAGAAGCGAGAAGAATTTATTTAGGGGTATTGTCGAGTATGGATTTTGCTGGGCAAACCCATGCCCTCATTGATATTGGGGGCGGTTCAACGGAATTAGTTCTGGCGGATAGTACAGATATTCGTCATCTCAGTAGTACGAAGGTGGGCGCTGTGCGTCTTACTCAAGATTTTATCACCACTGATCCCATTGACCAAAAAGAGTTTATTCGCCTTAGAGCCTATGTGAGAGGGATGTTAGAGCGCCCGTCAGAGGAATGGCGAGGGGCGCTGAAAGAAGGGGAAAAACCAGTTTTAATAGGCACATCTGGCACTATTGAAACTCTCGCTTTAATCTGTGCCATGGAAGATAATGGAGTTGAGCCAAATCCCCTTAATGGTTATACTTTTTCGAGGGAAAAAATTGCTCAAACTCTGGATAAATTAATCAAACTAGACTATGACGGGCGCTCATCTTTAGCTGGAATGTCCGATCACCGCGCTGAAATTATCATTTCAGGGGCAACTATTCTTCTTGAAGCCATGACTCTGTTAGAAATTGACTCGTTAACGGTTTGTGAGAGGGCGCTAAGGGAAGGCATGATTGTTGATTGGATGTTACAAAACGATTACATCGAAAATCGTCTCGCTTATCAAAGTAATATCCGTTATCGCAGTGTTATGAAAATTGCCCACAAGTATCAAGTGGATTTGCCCCACGCTGAAAAAACCACTGATTTTGCCCTAACTATTTTTGATCAAACGAAGGGAGAATTACATAATTGGAGTGATAAAGAAAGGGAATATCTTTGGGCGGCAGGAATTTTACATAATTGTGGTTTATACATTTCCCATAGTTCTCATCATAAACATTCCTATTATTTAATTCGTCATGCTGAATTATTAGGTTTTACAGAAATTGAGATCGAATTAATTGCCCAAATCGCTCGTTATCACCGTAAAAGTAAACCAAAGCGCAAACATGAGTCTTACTATTCTTTAGTTCCTAATTATCGTAAAATTATTAAAGAAATGAGTGCTATTTTAAGGTTGGGAATTGCGTTAGATCGCCGTCAAATAGGTGCGATTGAATCCATAGAATGTAAGTATGATGCTGAATACAAAAAATTACATCTACATTTAAACCCTCTTGATAAAAGGGATGAGTGCGCTCTTGAGTTGTGGAATTTGGACTATAAAAAACCAATTTTTGAGCAAGAATTTGATGTAAAAGTTTTGGCTACTCTTAATGTTTAGAGGTTGCTGAAAAAATATTTTGGTGAGGGGAGGTGTCAGGTTTCGGGTGTCGGGTTTCAGGTGAAATGTTTATAAATTATCCATTATCCATTGTCCATTATTTCCACGCTTTCATTTTACCCGGATTCATTAAGCCATAAGGATCAACCATACGCTTAAACTCTAATTGTTCGGGCTCGATTTGTTTTCTACCGCCATCTTCAAGTATATAAGTATGAGGATTAGCAATAAAAGCGCCCGACCCCTCGTGGTAATCAATAATGGCTTGTAATCTCTCCTCAGTGGTATATTTTACCAACTGTAAACCGGCAGGGATAGCTTTGCCGTTTACGCGCATAAATTCTAAATGTATCATCACTTCATCGCCAAAATATTTGTACATTTCTTCTACTTTTTCGATGGTAAAATAAAATGTTTGTAAATAGGTTAAATTGGGGTCAATATTTCGGGCGTGAAATGTCGTATGATTCCATGTAAATTCAATTAAACTGATATTATTTTCTGGAGTTAAATCTTGTCGATAGGTAATTTTTCCGCCGTACTCTTTAACTAATTCTTCTAAGGGAATAACGGAGTTTTTAGCAATTATTAATAAAGCACAATTATCATCTTTTTGAAAATAATTACTTAAAGCTGTAAAATAATTAGGAATAGGACTAGCATGAATACTAACTAATTTTTTCACAATTCCATCGTTATCAGATAATGCCTGACCAAATTTTATAGCAGAAATAAAGTTTTCAAAAGTAACAATTATATCAAGCCAATCATAGGCAGGAGCAAGAGGAATTTCTAACTCAGTAATAATTCCATTAGTACCATAGGCATGATTAATTTGTTGAGTTTCATCTCCTCTTAATTCTATAATTCTCGGTTGATCTTCTAAGGTAACAACACGGGCGCCCACCACATTACCCCGATCTCTTAATTGTCCATAATTAATTGAACCAATACCGCCACTTCCACCACCAATAAAACCGCCCATAGTAGCAATTTTATAAGTAGAAGGAATCATGCGCAATTCCCAACCTTGTTTTTTTGTTTCCCTCTCCAAACTTGCCATTTTTATGCCTGATTCTATTCGGGCAATACCATTTTTAATCCATTTAATTTGCTTCATTTCTGTCATGTCTAAAACTATGCCACCATGAAGGGGAATACATTGCCCATAATTACCAGTCCCAGCGCCCCTCACCGTAAGCGGAATTTTATATTTGACGCAAATTTCAGCAATTTTTAATATTTCTGCTTCGTTGATAGGTTGCACTACTAAATCGGCTCGTTTATGAGCTAATTTTGCCTGTAAAATTGCACTAAAATAATAATAATCCAGAGATAATTTTTTAATTTGTTCTGCTTCTGTGATAACGGTGACGGGCGCTAATTCTTTAATTATTTCTTGATAGTTAATATTCATAGATTGCCTTTGCTGAAAATATTTTATGAACAACTAATTATACCTAGAATTTTCCACTTAATATCAAAGTAATGACATTAAAATTGTGTTTATTGTCGTTTCTTGAATAGTGCATAAATACTAAGCAAATTATGAGAGTGACCTTATGCGTAAAAGGCAAAAGGAATGTTATCTTGGATGTTTTTTTTCTAAAAATTGATTTTTCACGAATGATTTAGGACTGCTATAGCTATAATCTTTGGTAAATAAGCATTATAGAGTTTTTAGTTTGTGACATTTTAGTTATTATCTAAAAATTCTCAGAATTGAGATCAATTTTGATAAGATTAATTTTATTCTAATTGTCTATAGCGCTGTGAAAATTTTTGTTTATCATACCCCCGAAGCAACTCCCGATGGAAAAATTCCCGACTGTGCCGTGGTGATTGATGTCTTGAGGGCAACTACTACCATAACCAGCGCCCTCCACCATGGTGCATTATCCGTTCATGCTTTTAGTGATCTTGATTTACTCTTACAAACCAGTGCATTAATTCCCCCCCAAGAAAGGTTAAGGTTAGGAGAAAGAGGGGGCAAAAAAGTCGAATCCTGTGATTTAGGTAACTCTCCCCTCGACTGCACCGCCGAAGTAGTCAAAGATAAACAATTATTTATTAGTACCACCAATGGCACAAGGGCGCTAAAAAGAGTAACCATGGCGGAAACGGTGGTGACAGGGGCGCTGATTAATTATGGCGCAGTGGTAGAATATTTAAAAATCAATCAACCCGAAGAACTTTGGTTAGTTGGCTCAGGTTGGGAAGGCGGTTATTCCTTAGAGGATACGGTGTGCGCTGGGGCTATTGCCCGTGATTTGGTAAATTTAGAAGATATAACAACCATTGGTAATGATGAAGTCATTAGCGCCCTCAGCCTTTATACTCAATGGGAAAATCAACTAGAAAAACTCCTTGCCCTTGCCAGTCATGGGCAAAGATTATTGAGATTAAACTTAGAAGATGATTTGCACTACTGCGCCCAAAAAAATATTATCTCCACTCTACCGAAGCAAAAAGAAAAAGGCAGTTTAGTATTTACTAATTGATTGACAGAGAAAAAAAGGCGTAGGGGAAATTATGAATTATGAATTATGAATTATGAAATAATAATTTCCTTTACCCTTTGCCCCTTGCCCTTTTGATCAATTATCCATTGTTCATGATGTTAGAATGTGTAACGAATGTCTTATCATAAGCGCAGTTAAAAAAATCTATCTCAATCTCGCAATTAATAATTAATCAATACTAAAAAATATCAGCCATGACGAGTCAAACCAAAAATAATAACAGTTTTATATCTTGGCAGATAATTTGTCTTGCCCTAGCTTTATTTTGCGGAGGTGTGGGTTTTGCCGCTACTTCAGTATTATTAAAAGTACCCAGCCAAGCCAACTGCTCAAAATTATCACTATTATTTGGTTCGGCAACCAACCGTTTTGCCTGTGCAGAATTAGAAGCAGAAAAAAATACCGTTGACGGCTTACTAAAAGCTATTTCTCTACTGTCAGAATTGCCTGAAGATCACCCCCTCAAAGAACAAATAAATGGCTATATTAGTCAATGGTTAGAACAAATCTTAGTTTTGGCAGAAAATCAGATTAATCAAGGTAACTTAGCCGAAGCCATCGCCATTACTAAACGTATTCCCGCTTCTCTTGCTAATAAAGAGTTAATCGCTGAAAAAGTTAGTCAGTGGGAAAACACATGGGCAACGGGAGAAGAAGTCACGGCTTTAATCGAATCACAACTACGGGAAGCACAATGGAATACTGCTTTTTTAACCGCCGTCAGATTTTTAGACCTTGATAGTACCTATTGGCAACAAACTAAATATGATGAAATTGTCGCCACTATTACGGGCGCCCGTGAGGAAAGCAAACAACTGGACGAAGCCTACAGCGCCCTCCAACAAGGCGGAATCAGTAATTTGGTGAAAACCGTCGAAATTGCCTTAAAAATGCCTAATTCTAGTTATTCCTATGAACAAGCACAGGAATTGATTACCGAAGCAGAAGGACAAATTAATGACCTCGTGACGCAATTTGTGGATAATCGCAACTGGTCAGATTTAGAAACTCTAGCTAGACAAATCCCCGATAAAAGTGGTCTCAAATTAAAAGCTAGAGAGTGGCAAACCTTAGCCAGTGCTGGGCGAAATGCTGATTTAGGGACGTTTTCATCCCTTGATTTAGCAGTAGCTCAAGTAGACAAAATCAGTTCTGATAGTGAGCTTTTCGACCTTAGCCGGGAGTTACAACAAACATGGCAACAGGAAAAAGAAAATTTAATCTATCTCACCCAAGCTAGAGATTTAGCGAAGGCTGGAGATGTGGGTGATTTACGCCGAGCAATTACCCGGGCAGAGTTTATCACCACCGAAAATCCTCTCTATGGTGAAGCACAGAAAGAAATCAGAAAATGGAATCAAGAAATAGAAGTAATTGAAGATCAACCTACTCTCAATCGAGCCAAAGAAATTGCTCAACAAAATACTGTTTCAGCATGGGCAAAAGCTATTGAAGTTGCCAGTGCTATTCCTCAAAATCGGGCTCTTCACTCGGAATCTCGCAGTTTAATTAATCAGTGGCGTGGTAATATTCAACGGGTAGAGGATCAACCCATTTTAAATCAAGCTATTGCTCTGGGTAATAATAATAATTATAATCAAGCCATCGAAGTTGCCAATCGTATTGGGCGGGGAAGGGCGCTACACTCCGAAGCCCAAAGCCGGATTCGTACTTGGCGCCGAGAAATTAGTGCAGAAGAAAATTTACAACAAGCCTATGAGGTAGCTCAAAATCGAGACCCTCAATCTCTCGCTAGAGCGATTAATATTGCTCGTGGCATCCCTTCTTCTACCAGAGTTGGCAGTCAAAGTCGTACTGCCGTAAATCTTTGGTCTGAGCAATTACTATCCCTCGCTCGTCGTAGTGCGTCTCGTTATACTCGTGAAGCTATTAGTAATGCCATTGAAATTGCTGATTTAATCCCTTCTGGTTCATCAGCATACAACCAAGCAAGGCAAGATATGGAGAGTTGGCGCCGCGCCATGACTCCTTCTAGTCCTTCGGTTAATCCCTATAATAATACTCCTCCAGAGTTTCCAGCTGAACCAACCCTCGAAGATGCTAATTTTTATTAACGAAAGTCTTTTTTTTCCCGCCAGGTATAGTTTTGAGGGAAAATTTAATTTATTGAATAATCAAGGATTCAAAGTCTTTTAAGACGTGAGCAAATTTAATGGTAGTTTACAGTGTATTTCAGAGCAATAAATCACGTTTTTTGTTTCTCGCAAAGGCGCAAAGACGCAAAGAGAATCTTTGTGATAATCCAACCTGTAGTTTAAGGAAATAAAAACTGCTGTAACCTATTTTAAAATTGCCCTTTTCCTTTTGCCCTTTTACTTTACGGAGCTTTAAAACCATGAATATATCCATCAAAAAACCCATTCTTGTGGCTGGGGTAAGTCTTTCTTTTTTATTGTGGTTTTGGCAAAGTTTAACTACCCAGTTGGGGAATTTTGGCGATGTAAGTTTTATTTGTTTAATGTTGTCTGCCAGTGTTTTTTATTTTATTCGCTCTCCCCAGCGCCCTTCCCCTCTGATTACTCCCCTTGATGAATCTACGTTTAATCAGAATCTTGTTACTATCAAAAAATTAATTAATCTTTTTGCTCAAGAATCTGCGGTGGAGGGCGCTGGATTCTCTTTTACTGAACAACTAAACTATATTACTAATCAATATGAAAATAAGATTAATCAAAAACAGTTATTAAGTATTAATATTCTTAGTAATCATCACTTTAATAGTTTAAAAATAAACGAAAAACTTAGTCAAATAACTGAATTTAAACTTTTCAAGTTTGATACTTATGCTCTGTCTTCTCTAACCCCAGAAAAATTAATTGAAATTAACTTAAAATCTGATTTAGTTTTATTAGTTATTCAAGGGGATATAACTCAATCGGAAAAAATAATCATCGAAAAATTAGCTAATAATTATCAGAAAATTTTACTGATTTTTAATCAAATTGACTATCAGCGAGAGTTTGAGAGAGAAATAATTTTAAAACAACTAGATAATAATTTAAGTCGTATTATCACGAAAGAAGAAATAATCAATATTTGCAGTAAAGATCAAGTAATAAAAGTCAAAAAATATTTCGATGAAAATAACTATCAAGAATCAGAAGAAAATCATCAAGCAAATTATATAAATCTCATCGCAAAATTACAAAATATAAAAGAAAAAGAAGTTAATAGCTTAGCACTAAACAGCGCCCACCGCCAAAGTATTAAACTAAAAAAAGAAATCTATCAAGCCTTAAATAAACTAAGAAAAAAAAGAGCTTTACCCATCATCGAAAAATATCAATGGATTGCAGGTTCAGCAACTTTTGCTAACCCTGTTTCTAGCTTAGACTTATTAGCGGTAGGTGCAGTAAATGCTCAAATGATTATAGACTTAGGCACCATTTATCAACAAAAAATAACCCTTAATCAAGCTCGACAAATAGCCACAGAATTAGGTAAATTAATGTTGAAATTAGGTATCGTGGAAATGTCCACTCAAGCTATTGCAACAATTTTGAAAACTAACACCATTACCTATGTTGCTGGAGGAATATTACAAGGAATTAGTGCAGCTTATCTCACTAGAATTTGTAGTTTAAGTTTAATTGAATATTTAGAAAAACAGGAGATTGATTTTGATAATCAAATACCATTTAAGTTAAATATAGAAGTAATTAAAAATAACTTAAAATGGATTTTTGAGCAAAATAAAAACCCTATTTTCTTAACTAATTTTATCAAAAAAAATACTTTCAATAATGAACAATTGATAAATGATAATTGAGAATTATGAAATTTGCTCATTGTAGTATTTATCATTTTTAGATATTTTTGGAACTTATATCAAGTCCGTCTGATCACTTATAAATCAACTAAAAACAATCTTAGTTCAATTTATTGAACGGGAAACCATTGATTCCGTGTAATTCATTACACGGTGGGTAAAGTGCGAAGACATAATCTTTTATAACAGATTACCTAAACATAATATTAAAACCTTATAATTGTCAATTTGCCCTCAACCCCTACTTATTGATATTTTTATCTAAAAATTCTTGATAAACCTGTCTAATTTCGGGAATAGATTTTTCAGTAACTAAATAGGTTTTAAACTCTTGACCTTCACTTAAATATTGTGCATATTCTGGCTGTAAATAGACTTGGAAATCTGAGTTATTTCTTAAATGGGTTTCAAAAAAAGCCAAAGTCATAGAATTCGTATAATCATCCAATAAAGTGGGGGAAGGCAAAGTTAAATTAGTTACGGTAGTAATCAAATCAGTAATTCCCGCATCTAATTGACTAAAATCTACATGGGCTTGTCCTTCTTGTAGTTGTAAATAACTATTTTTCAAAGTCAAGAAAGGATAAGTTTGCGCCACCTCGAACACAAAAGGGGTAGCCGGATCATAACTTCCTGCCGACATAAATAAAGGCACTTCCATTTGGTTCAAGCCATCTGGTCCTAAAATAGCCTCATTAACGGCATTCATCACAAATACCGCACCGATGCGAGGATCACGAAAATTATAATTTTCTTTAGGTAATTTCAGCGCCCGACACTGTAGCAATAACGCTGTATTGAGATTACCTACATCTGAACTACAGCGCCCTTCTAACCGTTCCCAATCAATGGTAGCGCCCCCCACCGCCAAAGCAGTATAGCCCCCGAAAGAATGCCCCCAGACCCCGACATTTTGCAAATTTAGTTTATTTTGCCATCGAGTCCGATTAAGCCTTTCTAATTCATCGATAGAGCTTTTAATGGTTGAAGGACGATTAATAAATTCCTCCACGAAAAAAAGCTCTCGACTTAAACCATCAAGAAAACGTTTTGTTTGCCCAAAATCACTGCCATAATGTTGCGGAATCATCACCACATAACCATGGGAGGCGAGATACTTTGCCCGTTTAGCGAAATCTTCAGGTTTAGACCCCAAACCATGAGATATGACAATAACAGGATTATTAGCCTGAATTTGTTTCGGATAGTACAACTCAGCACTAAATCTTTGAGAGCGAATAAAATTTAAAACATCAATGGTTTCATGGTTAACCTCGAAACTTCCCATTTGACGCAAGTCTTTTAACTGCGCATAATTAGGATTATTGCCTTGACTGGCTTCATGATTCGCAATTTCAATTACTTTGCTTTGGAGGAGGGCGCTAGTTTCCAATATCCTATTAATTTGACGACTATAATCAAGAATTTTCGGTACATCCACCTGCACATCCAACGCCAAATTTTGCAACACATTTAATAAACTTAACCCTTCCGGTTCAAGAGCTGATTTGATAATAGCGCCCCTCAACAAAGACTTACCATTTCCCCCTCTTTGCACATTAATTACACTACCGAAATAACTTAAAAGTCTTTCCCCCTCATCAGTATTAAGAATGCGTGAAATCAAAGCACCATCAACATTAACAGGAGTAGTTAAAGCCAGACGAAAACTTTGCTTCTGTTGTTCATTAACTTTAGCTAGATTAAAATAAGTTTGTAAATTACGATTTATTTCCCCTGTGTCTGCAAAAAGTTCCAAAGAATCTACTTGTAAATTTAAAACCACAGGAGTATAGGTAAAAGAGATATTTTCAGCGCCCTCCACCGCCGAAGGAATAACCAAGCCTTTCACCCCCAAAGTGATCAACATTGTTAATATAGTCAAACTAAAGCTAGAAAATTGACGAAACAATAAATTCTTTGACATTATTATTATTATTAATTAAATTACTGGTAAACTATATTTTAAGATAAAAAATTTTTAATTTCTTTCCCAAACAAAAAAGTAAAGTGTAAAATAGAGCGAAGTCAAAAAATAAACTGATCTCTCATCAAAACAAAATTGATGTTTAAATTACCAGAAACATTGACCAAATATCCTACAAATACCTATTACCCCTTGAGCAAAAAACATCGGCGTACATCATTATGGCAAAGATATTTTCAATATTACCTTTTGCGTCTCAAACGTTTACGAGAAAAACCAGAAGCCATCGCCAGAGGCTTTGCCGTAGGAGTATTTTCAGGCAGTTTTCCCTTTTTTGGCTTACAAATGATAATTGCAATATTATTAGCAATTTTATTCAAAGGTAATAAAATTACCGCTGTAATGGCTACTTGGATAAGTAATCCTTTTACTTATGTACCAATTTTTTTCTTAAACTTTCAACTGGGAAAAGTTATTTTAAATCTATTTTTCTCCTTTAATTCTCTTGATGGTTTTAGTGTAGAATCTTGGCAAAATTTAGCAGATGCAGGAGTAGAAGTTACTATGACTCTACTTTTTGGCTGTACCATTAGCGGTTTGATTTTATCATTTTTAACTTACTATTTCAGTCTAATTTTTCTTAAAAAATATCTTCATTAAACCTCAAAAGAGTAATGAATAATTGATAATTGACAATGGATAATGAGTTGAAATAGCAAAGGAAATTATTATTTCATAATTCATAATTCATAACTCATCATTCATAACCTCACCAGCAAAATGTTAAGATGTTGTTACAATAGTTAACATTGAAGCAAAATAGACAGGAAAAGTCTAAACTTGATTATGGTCAACCAAACTCCCAATCCAGAAACAATCAAAGAAACTAGCCCCGTTATTGAAGTTCACGCTCAACCCGTAGTAATCCCCACCCAACATCAAGAAAATTTAGGACCCGTTAGTGATACTTCCCCCGAAGATTGGGAGTACAACCCCAACCATATTATCGCCTTTTATCGTAATAAACCCTTTCAAGTATTAACTAGGCTAATTAATCTTACCTTTCCCCTTATCTCATTTATCTTATCTAATTGGTGGAACTCTTTATGGGGAAAATCCAGCGCCCGTGAAAAGAAACAAGCCATCAAACTGAGAAAAATTTTAACTAAGCTAGGACCAGCATATATCAAAATTGGTCAAGCCCTATCCACACGACCAGATTTAGTTTCCCCCACTTACTTAGAAGAATTAACTACTCTACAAGATCAACTTCCTCCCTTCCCCAACGAAATTGCTTATCAATTCATAGAAGAGGAGTTAGGTAAAATTCCGCAGGAAATTTATGCAGAAATTACCCCTAGTCCTATTGCTGCCGCTTCCTTAGGGCAAGTTTATCGAGGACGATTAAAAACAGGGGAAGAAGTCGCTATTAAAGTTCAGCGCCCAGATTTAGTAAGACGTATTACCCTTGATATATATATCATGCGTAGTATCGCTAGTTGGGTTAAGGGTAATGTTAAGCGTATCAGGTCTGATTTGGTTGCCATTGTGGATGAATTAGCCGCACGGATTTTTGAGGAAATGAATTATCTCAAAGAAGGGGATAACGCGCGCCGTTTCCAAGAATTGTATGGACATTTGCCCGAAATCTATGTACCCAAAATTTATTGGGAATACACAGGCAGACGAGTGTTAACCATGGAATGGATTGAAGGAACAAAATTAACCGACATCGAAAAAATCCAAGCTCAGGGTATCGATGCCACTCACCTAGTGGAAGTAGGGGTACAATGTTCCTTACGTCAATTATTAGAACATGGGTTCTTCCATGCTGATCCTCATCCCGGCAACCTTCTGGCAATGCCTGACGGTAGATTGGCTTATCTTGACTTTGGCATGATGAGTACAATTTTGCCCTATCAACGGTACGGATTAATCGAAGCCGTGGTACACCTCGTTAATCGTGATTTTGAGGGGTTAGCCCAAGATTATATCAATTTAGACTTTTTGACCCCTGAAACTGATCTCACGCCCATTATACCAGCCTTAACGAGCGTTTTTAATAACGCTTTGGGCGCTAGTGTAGCGGAGTTGAATTTCAAAAAAATTACCGATGAAATGTCGGCGATGATGTATGAATTTCCTTTCCAAGTACCTGCTTATTATGCTTTAATTATTCGCTCCATGGTGACATTAGAAGGCATTGCCATTAATATTGATCCTGAGTTTAAGGTATTGAGTAAAGCCTATCCTTATGTGGCGAAAAGATTGTTAACGGATCAGTCTGAGCAGTTACAAAGTTCTTTAAAAGATTTATTATTTAAAGATGGTAGTTTCCGTTGGAATCGTTTAGAGAATTTATTGCGTAATGCGAAGGATTCCCCCGATTATAATTTTGATACGGTGGTAGATCAAGGTATTGAGTTTTTATTGTCAGATCGTGGTACTTTTATCAGG is a genomic window of Cyanobacterium sp. T60_A2020_053 containing:
- a CDS encoding FAD-binding oxidoreductase; the protein is MNINYQEIIKELAPVTVITEAEQIKKLSLDYYYFSAILQAKLAHKRADLVVQPINEAEILKIAEICVKYKIPLTVRGAGTGNYGQCIPLHGGIVLDMTEMKQIKWIKNGIARIESGIKMASLERETKKQGWELRMIPSTYKIATMGGFIGGGSGGIGSINYGQLRDRGNVVGARVVTLEDQPRIIELRGDETQQINHAYGTNGIITELEIPLAPAYDWLDIIVTFENFISAIKFGQALSDNDGIVKKLVSIHASPIPNYFTALSNYFQKDDNCALLIIAKNSVIPLEELVKEYGGKITYRQDLTPENNISLIEFTWNHTTFHARNIDPNLTYLQTFYFTIEKVEEMYKYFGDEVMIHLEFMRVNGKAIPAGLQLVKYTTEERLQAIIDYHEGSGAFIANPHTYILEDGGRKQIEPEQLEFKRMVDPYGLMNPGKMKAWK
- a CDS encoding alpha/beta hydrolase, producing MLITLGVKGLVIPSAVEGAENISFTYTPVVLNLQVDSLELFADTGEINRNLQTYFNLAKVNEQQKQSFRLALTTPVNVDGALISRILNTDEGERLLSYFGSVINVQRGGNGKSLLRGAIIKSALEPEGLSLLNVLQNLALDVQVDVPKILDYSRQINRILETSALLQSKVIEIANHEASQGNNPNYAQLKDLRQMGSFEVNHETIDVLNFIRSQRFSAELYYPKQIQANNPVIVISHGLGSKPEDFAKRAKYLASHGYVVMIPQHYGSDFGQTKRFLDGLSRELFFVEEFINRPSTIKSSIDELERLNRTRWQNKLNLQNVGVWGHSFGGYTALAVGGATIDWERLEGRCSSDVGNLNTALLLQCRALKLPKENYNFRDPRIGAVFVMNAVNEAILGPDGLNQMEVPLFMSAGSYDPATPFVFEVAQTYPFLTLKNSYLQLQEGQAHVDFSQLDAGITDLITTVTNLTLPSPTLLDDYTNSMTLAFFETHLRNNSDFQVYLQPEYAQYLSEGQEFKTYLVTEKSIPEIRQVYQEFLDKNINK
- a CDS encoding Ppx/GppA family phosphatase, coding for MLNTNHSPAKTLQDCTVGAIDIGTNSIHMVVVKINAQLPTFTIIAREKDTVRLGDRDSETGNLTPEAMKRAISALKRCQDLAHSLKVDQIIAVATSATREAPNGQDFINRVESELGIIINLISGQEEARRIYLGVLSSMDFAGQTHALIDIGGGSTELVLADSTDIRHLSSTKVGAVRLTQDFITTDPIDQKEFIRLRAYVRGMLERPSEEWRGALKEGEKPVLIGTSGTIETLALICAMEDNGVEPNPLNGYTFSREKIAQTLDKLIKLDYDGRSSLAGMSDHRAEIIISGATILLEAMTLLEIDSLTVCERALREGMIVDWMLQNDYIENRLAYQSNIRYRSVMKIAHKYQVDLPHAEKTTDFALTIFDQTKGELHNWSDKEREYLWAAGILHNCGLYISHSSHHKHSYYLIRHAELLGFTEIEIELIAQIARYHRKSKPKRKHESYYSLVPNYRKIIKEMSAILRLGIALDRRQIGAIESIECKYDAEYKKLHLHLNPLDKRDECALELWNLDYKKPIFEQEFDVKVLATLNV
- a CDS encoding 2-phosphosulfolactate phosphatase family protein → MKIFVYHTPEATPDGKIPDCAVVIDVLRATTTITSALHHGALSVHAFSDLDLLLQTSALIPPQERLRLGERGGKKVESCDLGNSPLDCTAEVVKDKQLFISTTNGTRALKRVTMAETVVTGALINYGAVVEYLKINQPEELWLVGSGWEGGYSLEDTVCAGAIARDLVNLEDITTIGNDEVISALSLYTQWENQLEKLLALASHGQRLLRLNLEDDLHYCAQKNIISTLPKQKEKGSLVFTN
- a CDS encoding DUF2062 domain-containing protein, which codes for MFKLPETLTKYPTNTYYPLSKKHRRTSLWQRYFQYYLLRLKRLREKPEAIARGFAVGVFSGSFPFFGLQMIIAILLAILFKGNKITAVMATWISNPFTYVPIFFLNFQLGKVILNLFFSFNSLDGFSVESWQNLADAGVEVTMTLLFGCTISGLILSFLTYYFSLIFLKKYLH
- a CDS encoding DUF697 domain-containing protein, with translation MNISIKKPILVAGVSLSFLLWFWQSLTTQLGNFGDVSFICLMLSASVFYFIRSPQRPSPLITPLDESTFNQNLVTIKKLINLFAQESAVEGAGFSFTEQLNYITNQYENKINQKQLLSINILSNHHFNSLKINEKLSQITEFKLFKFDTYALSSLTPEKLIEINLKSDLVLLVIQGDITQSEKIIIEKLANNYQKILLIFNQIDYQREFEREIILKQLDNNLSRIITKEEIINICSKDQVIKVKKYFDENNYQESEENHQANYINLIAKLQNIKEKEVNSLALNSAHRQSIKLKKEIYQALNKLRKKRALPIIEKYQWIAGSATFANPVSSLDLLAVGAVNAQMIIDLGTIYQQKITLNQARQIATELGKLMLKLGIVEMSTQAIATILKTNTITYVAGGILQGISAAYLTRICSLSLIEYLEKQEIDFDNQIPFKLNIEVIKNNLKWIFEQNKNPIFLTNFIKKNTFNNEQLINDN